In the Corynebacterium jeikeium genome, GGCGTGGGAACCTCATCGGCTGCGTAACGGGAGCTCGTCCCGCCCAGCGCCGCAGTCAGGTCCTCGGCACCCCAGAACAAGGCCACCACCTGCGGGTCCGCGGCGATGTCTGCGAGGTTCACCACGCCCCTGGGGGTTTCAATCAGGGCGATCGCGCGAAAGTCTTCGGGAAGTGCCCGGCGGTTGGAGCTGGCGTCACCAAGAACAAGAGCGCTTTCCACCTTCGGCACCATCACAGTCCTAAACGGCGAGTCCGTGACGGCGGCAAGGTCTTCGGCGAAATCGGGCGAATCGATGGGGTTAATGCGCACGATGGTGCGTTCCGGATCGAGATCCGCGTGGATCACGTTTTTCCTGGCCTCGGCGCGGTTTTCGGCGCGGCAGCCGTCCTCGAGGTCGAGAATGACCATGTCGGAACGGTCAGCGGCTTTAGCGAAGCGTTCAGGGCGGTCAGCCGGCGCGAACAGCAGCGCGGGGCCTTGTGGTAGCCATGCGGTGTTGGACACTTCGGTGTTAGACATCTTCACCCGAACCTTCCGGCGCGCACTGCATCAGCGTCTTGCGCGTGGCCTTGCACACGATGGTGCCGTCCTGGTTGCGTCCAATGTGCTCCAGCTCCACGATGCCCTGTCCAGGGCGCGACTTCGACAGTCGCTTACCCACGCAGCGCGTTTCGGCGTACAGGGTATCGCCGTGGAACATAGGCGCAGGGAAGGAAATCTCGCTGAACCCCAGGTTGGCCACGATGGTGCCCAGGGAAAGCTGGCTGACGGACAGTCCCACCACCGTGGACAGGGTGAACATGGAGTTCACCAGCCGCTCGCCGCGGAAGCCATCCTGAGTGGCCGCCCATGCAGCGTCGATGTGTAGCGGTTGGGTGTTCATGGTCATGGTGGTGAACAGGGTGTTATCCGCCTCGGTGACGGTGCGCCCAGGCTGGTGCCGGTAGACCACCCCCTCGGTGAACTCCTCGAACCACAGGCCGCGCTGCACAACTTCTTTTTCTGTGCTCATTGTCGCTGGTCTCCTATACTTTTCGCTTGGCTACTGGTGCTCTTTTATTGACGCCTTCTCGTCCCCGCGCCCATAGACGTGTGGCTACACGCCCAGGGCTCGGGCGATGAGCATTTGCTGCACCTCGGTGGTGCCCTCGCCGATTTCGAGGATCTTGGAGTCGCGGTAGTGGCGGGCCACGCGGTATTCGTTCATGAACCCGTAGCCGCCGTGGATCTGCGTGGCATCGCGGGCGTTATCCATCGCCGCTTCGGAGGCGACCATCTTGGCGATGGATGCTTCCTTGCTGAAGTTCTCCCCCGCAGCCATCTTCGCCGCAGCTGCGTACCAGGCCTGGCGGGCGGTCCAGGCGCGGGCTTCCATACGGGCGATCTTGAAGCTGATGGCCTGGTACTCGGAGATCGGTTTGCCGAAGCTGGTGCGTTCCTTGGCATAGCGCACGCACTCGTCCACGCAGCCCTGGGCAGCGCCCGTGGCTAGCGCAGCGATGGCAATGCGGCCTTCTTCGAGAATGGACAGGAAGTAGGCGAAGCCGCGGCCGCGCTCGCCGACGAGGTTCTCCTCCGGCACGCGGACGTTGTCGAAGGTCAGCGGATGGGTGTCGGAGGCGTTCCAGCCGACCTTGTTGTAGGAGGGCTCGGCAGTAAAACCAGGAGTGCCGCTGGGCACGATGATGGCGGAGATTTCCTTCTTTCCGTTCTCCCGCTGGCCGGTGACGGCGGTGGCGGTGACCAGGGAGGTGATGTCCGTGCCGGAGTTGGTGATGAACTGCTTGGAGCCGTTGATGACCCACTCGCCACCGTCGAGCTTGGCGGTGGTCTTGGTGCCGCCAGCATCCGATCCGGCTTCGGGCTCGGTCAGGCCGAAGCCCGCCAGGTTCTTGCCCGCCACCAGGTTGGGCAGGTAGGTCTGCTTCTGCTCGTCGCTGCCGAAGCGGTAGATCGGCATGATTCCCAGGGAAACTCCGGCCTCCAGGGTGATGGCGACGGACTGGTCCACGCGGGCGAGCTCTTCCAGTGCCACGCCGAGGGCCATGTAGTCGCCGCCCATGCCGCCGTATTCCTCGGAGATCGGCAGGCCGAACAGCCCCATTTCTCCCATTTGGCGGACGACATCGTAGGGGAATGTGTGGTCGCGGTCGTGCTGGGCAGCGACGGGGTCGACCACGCGGTTGGCGAAGTCCTCCACTGCGTCGCGTAGCTCGTGCAGCTCATCGGAGAGGTAGGGGTTGCGGTTCTTGGTGCTCTGGCTCATGGTTTGGGTCCTCTTTCTGGGTTGGGTGTTTGGGTTGGACGTCTGGGATGGGTGTGTGGGTTAGGGAGATACGTGTGAAGTGAGGTTTTTAGTTGTCGCTGCCATCGGCGCTGTCGGCGGCGATGACCTCCGCCAGGACTTCTCCGGTGCCGACCTTCTGCCCGACGGCAGCGTGGATCTTGACCCGCCCG is a window encoding:
- a CDS encoding HpcH/HpaI aldolase/citrate lyase family protein, which encodes MSNTEVSNTAWLPQGPALLFAPADRPERFAKAADRSDMVILDLEDGCRAENRAEARKNVIHADLDPERTIVRINPIDSPDFAEDLAAVTDSPFRTVMVPKVESALVLGDASSNRRALPEDFRAIALIETPRGVVNLADIAADPQVVALFWGAEDLTAALGGTSSRYAADEVPTPGGGPSGHPGGYREVPRLTRAMVLLHAASAGIVALDSIHADTKDTQGASAEAIDAAASGFAATVSIHPGLVPVIREAYAPTEEQATWARRVIEGAAENSGAFALDGQMIDAPLLRQAEVIAARIR
- a CDS encoding MaoC family dehydratase; translation: MSTEKEVVQRGLWFEEFTEGVVYRHQPGRTVTEADNTLFTTMTMNTQPLHIDAAWAATQDGFRGERLVNSMFTLSTVVGLSVSQLSLGTIVANLGFSEISFPAPMFHGDTLYAETRCVGKRLSKSRPGQGIVELEHIGRNQDGTIVCKATRKTLMQCAPEGSGEDV
- a CDS encoding acyl-CoA dehydrogenase family protein, translating into MSQSTKNRNPYLSDELHELRDAVEDFANRVVDPVAAQHDRDHTFPYDVVRQMGEMGLFGLPISEEYGGMGGDYMALGVALEELARVDQSVAITLEAGVSLGIMPIYRFGSDEQKQTYLPNLVAGKNLAGFGLTEPEAGSDAGGTKTTAKLDGGEWVINGSKQFITNSGTDITSLVTATAVTGQRENGKKEISAIIVPSGTPGFTAEPSYNKVGWNASDTHPLTFDNVRVPEENLVGERGRGFAYFLSILEEGRIAIAALATGAAQGCVDECVRYAKERTSFGKPISEYQAISFKIARMEARAWTARQAWYAAAAKMAAGENFSKEASIAKMVASEAAMDNARDATQIHGGYGFMNEYRVARHYRDSKILEIGEGTTEVQQMLIARALGV